A segment of the Eleutherodactylus coqui strain aEleCoq1 chromosome 6, aEleCoq1.hap1, whole genome shotgun sequence genome:
GGCAGGCATaataatcattgttggctcatgcacttattgttcggtttaaacagcactcATTCAgaccctctcattcacttatacagcaaatgtaaaagactgaacaattctcgtttgaacaaacCAGTGATGTTATCTGCCTGAACAAGCGAacgagtgaactctgacatcattcatttCTTCAAACAATaaatcagctcatctaaaagggTCCTAACAAAGAGATGTGGCTTCAGCTTCAGGTTTTTTATCTCACCTTAGCTGTTACTTATgagtgtgtgctacagagagatagagGAGAAGGATCTCCTCTTTCCTGTGTGCATTATATAAGATACCTCATAGCAACTAGTCTCCATCTATCAGCTCAGGAACACTGACAATTAGATATACAGCAAGCAAAAATAAATACTGCTAAAAAacgatacaagtcatataatgagtAGAAATGGTCCTGCTCTTCATATACGCaagacagcttattctgaaaaatcaACTGAAAAGTCTGATTCCTCACCCCAGTTTCTGTCCAGAATGTGGAACATAAAAGCTGAAGCATGTTATATCGTATCTTGGATATATCATTTTCAATTTAATCTGTATTTGTAGCCACTTCACAATAGAGACTAATTAAATTTTAtggtgtgtatattatatatttgtATCATTTCAGAACGCAGGTTGCAGAAAATTAAAGGTCAGACCTGTGAGGTGACATCAAAGGACATGTTACTTTCTCTAGGGCAAGCAAAAAAGGAATGTTGGGACAGATTTCTACAGGAATCCTTTGAAACCGAAGCTTATATTGGAACAAATGAAATTGACAATAGGTATGGAGAACAAGACATTATTTGAGTACATTATAGGCAACtaccaaaataaaaaaagccCTTCTTTACAAGATCATTCTCAGTAGGCAATCCTGCAGTGTTGCCTTCTGTTTCCCTTTATGTCATCAGGTGTCTTTCTATACCTATTCCTATATTTGATCAGTAAAGATGTTCTACTGTTTGGCCCGGACTACATTCTCTGGCTGGGGGATAGAATGTTTCACCATTGGCACAATAAGGATATTTGTCAATTAGTTGATCTCCTACGcgacatgtgccatacatgcaCAGTGCATGTTAGGTATCATAGTATGAAGCGGACTCTGAAGCTGAGCCTATTCCACACATCGTGGGTGCTGGCCTTCTTTGAGAGCTAACACCTGCCAGAAActgctttaaatgctgctgtctgttctgacagcggcatttaattgTCCCAATTGGTACTGAGATGTGCCCCCTTGATGAGATCACAGGATGTcatctgggtgtcatggcagctgcagGGATGCTATAAACTATTGCTTATTAAAACATGCCTATGGCACATCTTAATAAGATGCCTGTCACAGTACACTATAAGGCCTccgtcacacgggcatttttcgggcgatttgcggatcgcattacggatgcacatccgcaaatcgcgtgaccggggccgacgattcgccgaaaaatctgcagctagcaacgttttcggcgaaacggcccagcgATGCCCGCTATCCtccaccacagctgtggcagaggagaacgctgttcgtccattgaaagcaataggctgccggcgagcgcgggatgaattttcgggaagggattaaaaatataagcccttccctgaaaaccatcctaaaatgtgtaaaaataaaaaaggaaagcaTACtcccctttttcctgcagccgtagttcagccgcgtccggctggcagttctcctgaactgctctgtgtagtattcagcaggcggggatttaaaaccaatcagaggcagcactcagctgtcattcaatagctgagagctgcctctaattggtccctgcgctcagccaatcagaggcagcactcactcacccattcatgaattcatgaatgggtgagtgagagctgcctctgattggtgagggctgtgaccaatcagaggcagcccattcagcaggcggggattttaaatcctcgcctgctgaatactacacagagcagttcaggagagctgccggagggacgcggctgaactccggctgcaggaaaaaggtgagtatacttttttttttacacattttaggatggttttcagggaagggctaatatttttaTAACTTGATCACAAGTTCCCCAaagaagaaaactaaaaaaaggtaaaataaaggtttttttttttaagtatcagCAAAATGATAACTTTAAAAGCCTAAAAAGCCCCCCTTTTCCCAGTCATcacataaaatcataaaattggtATAGCTACATCTGTAAgagtccagtttattaaaatatcacattattaatcctgcatagTTAACAACCTCGATGAAAATATACACAATGCCAGATTTTtgctttttggtcactctgtctccaagacaAAAAAGCAATCGAAAAGTATCTcagaatggtatcaataaaaactaaacctggtgaaaaacaagtcctcacacaaccccattgatggaaaaataaaaaagttatggaagaTAATAGATGGTGACTGAAACCTATttcaaaaaatgattttttgaaagttgggaggaaaaaaatgtaagaaaatcaAAAATGgctggtaccattttttggtacatgtaatgtaaaacttttgttattttttttttaatagagcagagaaaaagaaaacacatcaattctgtcatttttttacagcattaatcagacagcataaatgacacaatacatttttttgggtGGGTCAGTACAactacgagctgtagtttttatttgtaccattttgaggtacatacggtttttttaaatcacttttattgcgcttttggaaggcaaaaagcacaacataagacttttgcctccatttttaagtcttttttttaaaccccttaatgacactgtTATGTACTGCATCTTcgcggtatgtatgaagagagatcactgggcgatcccgctccatacaaagcaggtgccggctgtttcttacagtcgacaagcgcccgcaacagctccaataagccatgCTGCTCATGgaagctgttaaccttttaaatgccctgaccgATGTTTGGGTGTCCCGTACAGCCCCCTTCTCCCTTCCTCAATAtcgcaatgggcgatatcacagaaagataggacatgctgcgatttttaattctttttcccacacaACAACacgtgagtgaaaacatcacaaatgggaaggaaaccattaaaaatgattggtttcataatttgcGTTTTCACTTAAACTCGCACTTTTGTGCGATTTTATAACAATTATAAAGACACCCTAAGTAATACAATTCCGAGTCTGGTAAGCATATGTCTTTTGTATGTAGGTCCAGCTTTGTATACTTCGAATAGTTTCCACTTCAAGTCAGGATCTGGCCTTGTATAGTCATCAGAGAGTTATTACATGGGACATTTACAACCACTTGTTCTCAAATGGATGCCAATATGTCAAAAATCATTTCCAGAAATACATTAAACTCTAGAATTTGTTTACACAATGGATATTAAGCCGGAAAAAGTGTCTATAATCCTAACAAAAGTGTAACATATTACAAGTTGTCTATCTCATACTGCCCAAAATCCATTCCCTCGGCATTACACCTCCTGACATAGTTAATCACAGCTCATTACCTTTGCTTGATCTCAGTGTTTGGGCTTTTATTTTGAACTGCCTACGCCTAttgatttctttcctttttttcaattttcacattttcagcaAGCTAGAACATTTGAAGAGGTGGCTGCAGCCGGAGAAAGTGGCTATAAACTCAGAGGAAGTGCAGTGTCTAATACCTTTACCTCCCTCGATGAACGGTGAGAATGAGCAGGACTCTTCTGTTGAACAGTGAGCTCTTCCGTGCTCCGGCCACCGAGCTGTGTATCTTCTGGTCCATATAATCAAGATGTTGGAGAGGAACAAAATATATTCACCAATTGAAACGTTCGGCTCAGACGATGTAATCAGCAAAAATGTGACACTATATAATTCAGTATAATAAAAATATGGATAATgttatttttacactttatttGTATTACACTTTATTTAAAATGGATTTCATTATAAAAAACAAACCCCTGAAATATGTTGCTTTAGGCTTGGGCCATACAGCCACGTGATGTTGCCCGAAATTCATAGTAAAAATACTCTAAAACTACAGTTTCATTCATTCCTTTATTCAATTCCTATTATTAAAgtgatttttgcagtttttttgacGGATGTAGATTTTTGCCATTTTTACCCACATTATCACAGAgcagtcttttttctttttcaagagTGGAATATGAaattaaagctgagctgtgatcgGTTTCTATGGGCAAGAAAGACAGTTTTTCATTTAAGACACTTTTTCATAAATCTTTTCCCTACTCCTTTTTTGTATGTAATTTGTTTTAAATATTTAATGTAAGCGTTTTAATCCAGTAATAAAAATAGTATGTACATCATGTGCCCTAGCTAGGGGAATCTGCATTGAGCTTGGTTGTTCTTCAGATACGGGGGGTAttgtggagattttaaattactagTATTTTTTTCATCCTATTTTAAAAGGTCAGAAAAGTTGTTTGAGATATTAtgattttgtatatttttgtttgACACTACACTGCCATAAACAGACGCGATGATGTGATCTTGTGGCTTCTTCTATTGTATACACAGCGTTCATTGAGTACTGTGTAGTGGATAATTATGAAGGTAGAAAcagttaaaaagaaataaaataaatttgCCTTCTCTACTGGCTATCTGCCCCACTGATCTGTGACTGTATGTATATTTGCTATTCTAATGTGCTCTAAAAAGACAGAAAGCAtctgaatagtgatgagcgagtatactcgctaagggcaattgctcgagcgagcattgcccttagcgagtacctgcccgcttgagacaaatggttcgggtgccggcggcaggcagggagctgcggggaggaacggaggggagatctctctttccctctctccgctCCCCtgtgctgactgccgctactcacagctcccccgcgccggcacccaaaccttttgtctcgagcgggcaggtactcgctaagggcaatgctcgctcgagcaattgcccttagcgagtatgctcgctcatctgcaCATCTGAACAGTTATGAGGTTCTTTAGGAccacagatttcttttttttcatttttttgtccccgcttttcaaaagccatagctttttaatttttccattgacatagccatattaaagcttgttttttggggggaacaagttatattttttaatggtaccatttaatgtacaatataatgtacagaaaaactttttaaagtttttacgtggggagaaataaaaatacaattgTGTAATTGTTTGAGTGGTGGGGTGGGtaatttttacagtgttcaaagtacagtaaaaatgacatgaacaTTGTTtaatgggtcggtacgattacactTATctcaaatttatagtttttaatatttttctactTTAAAAaccaaatgcatttttttcttgaagaatatttgcatattccctgatGCGTTCTGGGAAGAgttgatggaagcaggaggatcaCTAGGTttagctgggtctagctgctTGGAATACATCACTAAACCAGGGATGGGAGCTCCAGGTGATAATTTGCTTATTTCCGAGGGAAGTTTTAGAAATTGAATAGTCACTGTGAGCGGTTGGATCACTGGGTTTAGCTGGGTCTAGCTACTTGAAGGACATCGCCACACTGCCTGCTGTTTATACACTTAGTAAAATCTTATAGGCTAAATATTATTCTGAGAATTCTTGActattagaagtttggaagtggacatcaactgactatGTGCAACATGGAAGAGGATAGTAGTCATACGGTGAtctgcaacgtatgctatatatatgtttacagacctaccagagaaaaaaacaaactttacctgctggaaatgcaagcttgtgtctctattggaGGACAAGGtgtaaagtcttcaggagagaatagctacattaacattaaggaagatgaggatttccttgccAGAGTAGAAGTAACTCTTCAGAAAGAAAATAAATGttcagaggaatggaagcatgtgacacaaagcagcaggaggatcaggagtcggtcagcacccatactgcacAGGAATCGGTACCAGGCTCACAGATAGGAGAACAAcgaagaggtacatcaagaatctcagaatcctcttggatggagaaaaagaagtgctgttgtgtaGAAAAAAAGGAGAGCACTGGTTGTGGGAGATTTCctactgagaggaacagaggccgctgtctgcagacctgacacctcagaggtgtgctgtcttcaagGTGttcaaatcaaagatgtgtctggtaGGCTATcaggactcttcagtcctacagactaCTACCCATTCAtactaatacatgtggggtcAAATGACACTGCAGATAGctacaaggtccttttttgcaaagaCTTTAAAGACCTcgaaaagaaggtgaaggaactaggagcactgGTGGTCttgtcatccatcctcccagtggatggccatggactAAAGAAATTAAACAGGAttgtagaggtgaacaactggctacatcaaTAGTGGCGTCAGCAAGGATttatagaccatggagtgaattaactTTATGATGGACTCCTTGTTAGGTTCTCTTTCaggatttttgcccctcatcagtgtgcagtaggtttctggcttagcttgtgagaggtctgtgatgtgggtcaggaggggaggtctgacattgatttgaaagaatgctgccatccaataggtggcgctgcagaggtattgttccatcttctttatttgcatattacccagaggcgcatggatgaccttataaaTCTCACTCTCCTTCAAGGTGCGCTCCTTAAGGATAAATGATGcccctcccaacccacatcacaggcctctcactagccaagtcgAAAACCTAGTGCAGCTGTCTGtgaatggttttctggcttggttttcaattcccaatcattgtcttaaagacttgtttaaagggtctgacactgATTcgaaggaatgctaccatccaataggtggcgctgcagaggtattgttccatcttctttattttcaGGATAGCAACTGTAATGTATATTTTGTAGAAATGTGCAAGGGAAGGTACTAGAGGGAGTTTACATTTTACCCAAATGCTTAGCTTGGGCGAGATAAATCTCCAGTCCAGGTCTTTCTTCTGGATTTCAGTGAACCAAGCTGGGTCCACTGAGTTAATCTCTGGGACATAAAAGGCTGCAAGTTCAGGCAGTCAGGGTTAGAGCCTGGAGTAGGCACATTGACCACGATGGActtctgctgtttgctgaccaTTGCTGCACGTTAGCAGTAAGTGAGAGAACAACTGTTTAGTTAGCTCCTTGATGGGCAAGCGTTTGTTTTGTTGATTGCACAAAGTTTATGTTCAGCTAGTGGTGATTGTTTTCCACTGGGTTCTCTTATATTGCTGGACATTCAAAAAATAAAGTTCTTcggacttttacatggactgagtgtGCCGCTGTGTCGTCACTGACCTTCCCCCATCCAGCATGCAGACATTGCTACAATATATGtgtgtacacattatatatatatatatcacacacatacacactcaggaAAATTGTTCAGTGAAATTACGAACAGTACTTATAATGCAAAAGCGTTGAATACTCAGGacaaaccaacgtggaggtccctttgcatCTTGCCCCATTGCCCTACTTTTGAGGACACTGGCGGAATTTTTCAGAAGACTCCAAAGCTTTATTTCATTGTGCAGTGTGGCCATGATGATAACCCtggcaccacactgttataaaatctgcaacaaaaaaactctttgttgcccatagcaaccaagcacagcacagctttcattttacctcagcagtataagaaattaaagctgtgctatgattggttgctatgggcaacaaagacagattttcttttttacagcttGCATATGAGTGTGGTGCCAGCCTATTTTTCCTAGGACTGCCCTGTAAATGCTATGgcgatgatgagtgagtgtgaggggTAGCATGTACTTACAGAATGTATACACGTGAGGTCAGTTTTAATAACAAACCGCACCACATCAGGcttaagtgtgtatatatataggatTATTTATATGAAAGCCGCTTTTTCCTGGCCTCATAGGAAATTAAGGATTTTTTGTAGATGCCAGTTGCTCATAAAGGAACAGACTCTTGCAAGGCCTACCTATCTACAAACAGCATTGGTTCATTAACTTAAGAgccatttagacagaacaattatagCTTaatattcactcaaaagccatcttttgagtgatattgttgcgtgtaaatgtgcccatctttcacttttctgtcgaacgatggatttcagttcagcatgaaatccatccttaggcagaacagttgataagagggaccgcacgctgtgctctgcccggggagctctgattgcattgtctcagctgtcagtcctGTAGCAGAACAAACAGAATTCAttcagaaaacagcaggtggtctgttccctgaatacagcttccAGTGGCTCACAcgttactaattggtactaataggcattaataACAGGTAGTTTTATtcaaaaatgatcactcaaaagccatcttttgagcgatcatccttgtgtctaaatgcacctttattcTGTTAAGGATTCAATGGAAAATTTAGTGCCATTGGTCTCAGTAAGGGCCCTTCTACACAGAATGGTTCCTTCACATAATAGTTCAATCATGTGAAAATGaacaattgttcagtgtaaaaacgGCCAACAATTGAAAGATAATTTGTCTGCTTGTTATTCATCATTTAGTTTATGCAGACATGAAAAAATAATTATTCGTTGTTTGCCATTTCGTgtttcgtgtaaaaaaaaaattcagttgtTTGAAAAACATTTCCATGCATTTTCaggctccttttaaagagggtggcttcacacgagcgtgtttttgtgtgtgcatacgcacgcacaaaaacatgcttctattagaacca
Coding sequences within it:
- the CCDC32 gene encoding coiled-coil domain-containing protein 32 codes for the protein MIENLDSGDMVSSKDMWAEICPSTPDIQEVNPSDTFSDSFLCPHPSESPPHVTSSHTPKPWAPLEDSEVYLATLERRLQKIKGQTCEVTSKDMLLSLGQAKKECWDRFLQESFETEAYIGTNEIDNSKLEHLKRWLQPEKVAINSEEVQCLIPLPPSMNGENEQDSSVEQ